From a single Okeanomitos corallinicola TIOX110 genomic region:
- a CDS encoding DUF5340 domain-containing protein, whose amino-acid sequence MEQLPLPAPIHYELILQLLEKQTLNAVNNNQDLRHEVNQLIITLRKAAAQQKRLEEICQASSVEVDHRWSLNHHHGKAITPD is encoded by the coding sequence ATGGAGCAACTTCCTTTACCTGCACCTATCCACTACGAACTTATACTGCAACTGTTAGAAAAGCAAACGCTGAATGCTGTCAACAACAATCAAGATTTACGGCATGAAGTCAATCAATTAATTATTACCCTCAGAAAAGCCGCAGCACAGCAAAAGCGATTAGAAGAAATTTGTCAAGCTTCCTCTGTAGAAGTTGATCACCGTTGGTCACTCAACCATCATCATGGAAAAGCCATAACGCCAGATTGA
- a CDS encoding ferredoxin family protein — translation MAHTIVTDVCEGVADCVSACPVACIHEGPGKNVKGTDWYWIDFSTCIDCGICLQVCPVEDAILAEERPELQKIAE, via the coding sequence ATGGCACATACAATAGTAACGGATGTTTGTGAAGGTGTTGCAGACTGCGTAAGTGCTTGTCCTGTAGCTTGTATCCATGAAGGACCCGGTAAAAACGTCAAAGGAACAGATTGGTACTGGATAGACTTTTCTACCTGCATTGACTGTGGCATCTGTTTACAAGTTTGCCCAGTAGAAGACGCAATTTTAGCCGAAGAACGGCCAGAATTGCAAAAAATTGCAGAATAA